The segment AGGTTGACGGTCGGCCAGCCCGGGTCGGCGGCGGCGGTCACCGGCAGCCGGGTGTAGATCGCGGTGTCCCGGTCGGCCGGGCGCTCCCGGTGCGGGAGCAGTTCGCGGATGCCCGCCGCGTCGAGCGCGGCGGCGGCGGAGTCGCTCTGCTCCTCGACCGCGAGCACGTCGATCCGCTGCTCGCGCACCAGGTCGACCAGGGACTTCGGCGAGACCTGGCCCATGTAGTTGTTGCTGGTCGCCACCCGCAGCCGGGGCGCGCCGGCCGGGGCGTCGTCCCCGTCCGGGACGAACCTCGGTACCAGCCACCACAGTTGGACCACCACCAGGACCGCCGCGACCCCGCCCACCCAGCGCAGCCGGAGCGCCGCGGCCACCGCCAGCACCACCGCGCACAGCAGCGCCGCGTACGGCAACCCGGCCATCGGCAGCGCCCACCACGTCCCGTCGTCCCACCCGGCCAGCCGCACCGCCACCAGCACGGCCGGCCCGGCGAGCAGCACCCCGCCCAGCACCGCGGCGGCCCGCCGCCACCAGCGGCGCTTCTCCCCCACC is part of the Kitasatospora setae KM-6054 genome and harbors:
- a CDS encoding endonuclease/exonuclease/phosphatase family protein — translated: MTDDGTPENEPVGEKRRWWRRAAAVLGGVLLAGPAVLVAVRLAGWDDGTWWALPMAGLPYAALLCAVVLAVAAALRLRWVGGVAAVLVVVQLWWLVPRFVPDGDDAPAGAPRLRVATSNNYMGQVSPKSLVDLVREQRIDVLAVEEQSDSAAAALDAAGIRELLPHRERPADRDTAIYTRLPVTAAADPGWPTVNLTVEVGGRPVQIVAVHTYYPLGDARRWAEDLHELTAAAPGRTRNAVLLGDFNATLDHRPMRDLVDTGLSDTHEELGAGLFPTWPENHPDFRGVPPVIQIDHVLHGPALTAVTVSEHALPRSDHRAVVAELAVG